A genomic region of Friedmanniella luteola contains the following coding sequences:
- a CDS encoding VIT1/CCC1 transporter family protein: MGPARRGAHHAGAAAGAPGARPLSRHQPAGDVGHVDEPHASGLANRLNGLRAAVLGANDGIVSVAAVAVGVAGATPALAPVLTAGAAALVGGAVSMALGEYVSVSSQRDSERTLIAKEEAELAAMPEAELDELTELYRARGLSPTTARAVAEELTAQDALGAHLEAELNIDRDDLVSPWHAAGASAAAFVAGALLPMLAVLLLPQASRVLGTVIAVLVALALTGAAGARLGGSPLLRPTLRVVVGGAVALAATFAIGRLLGTTVLG; encoded by the coding sequence GTGGGTCCAGCCCGACGAGGAGCGCACCACGCGGGTGCGGCTGCGGGTGCACCCGGAGCCCGTCCGCTGAGCCGCCACCAGCCGGCCGGCGACGTCGGTCACGTCGACGAGCCGCACGCCTCCGGCCTGGCCAACCGGCTCAACGGGCTGCGCGCGGCCGTGCTGGGCGCCAACGACGGCATCGTCTCCGTCGCCGCGGTCGCGGTCGGGGTGGCCGGCGCGACGCCGGCGCTCGCCCCGGTGCTGACGGCCGGCGCCGCGGCGCTGGTGGGCGGCGCGGTGTCGATGGCGCTCGGGGAGTACGTGTCGGTGAGCAGCCAGCGGGACAGCGAGCGGACGCTGATCGCGAAGGAGGAGGCCGAGCTCGCCGCCATGCCGGAGGCGGAGCTCGACGAGCTGACCGAGCTGTACCGGGCGCGCGGGCTGAGCCCGACGACCGCCCGGGCGGTCGCGGAGGAGCTCACGGCCCAGGACGCCCTCGGCGCCCACCTGGAGGCCGAGCTGAACATCGACCGGGACGACCTGGTCAGTCCCTGGCACGCCGCCGGGGCCTCGGCGGCCGCCTTCGTGGCCGGGGCCCTGCTGCCGATGCTCGCCGTGCTGCTGCTCCCGCAGGCCTCCCGGGTCCTGGGGACGGTCATCGCCGTCCTGGTCGCCCTCGCGCTGACCGGGGCCGCCGGCGCGCGGCTGGGCGGCAGTCCTCTGCTGCGGCCGACCCTGCGGGTGGTCGTCGGCGGCGCGGTCGCGCTGGCCGCGACGTTCGCGATCGGCCGGCTGCTGGGCACCACCGTGCTCGGCTGA
- a CDS encoding rhomboid family intramembrane serine protease, producing the protein MVALLAALWLLEVVDQLSGGALDAYGIEARELDGLPEIFTAPFLHAGFEHLLSNTVPFAVLGFLVLLGGVARWLLSSLTSIVSSGLFAWLLTPAGTVVLGASGLVFGWLTYLVVRGVWSRRPIQVLVGLAVLLVYGSLIWGVLPGAAGISWQAHLGGAVGGVLAAWLLHRRRAAAPAAARRVGQTSSW; encoded by the coding sequence ATGGTGGCCCTGCTCGCCGCCCTGTGGCTGCTGGAGGTCGTCGACCAGCTGAGCGGCGGCGCGCTGGACGCCTACGGCATCGAGGCGCGCGAGCTGGACGGGCTGCCGGAGATCTTCACCGCACCGTTCCTGCACGCCGGCTTCGAGCACCTGCTCAGCAACACCGTCCCGTTCGCCGTGCTCGGCTTCCTCGTGCTGCTCGGCGGGGTCGCGCGCTGGCTGCTGTCCTCGCTGACCAGCATCGTGTCGTCGGGACTCTTCGCCTGGCTGCTGACCCCGGCCGGCACGGTGGTCCTCGGGGCCAGCGGGCTCGTCTTCGGCTGGCTCACCTACCTCGTCGTCCGCGGGGTGTGGTCACGTCGCCCGATCCAGGTCCTCGTCGGGCTGGCCGTGCTGCTCGTCTACGGCAGCCTCATCTGGGGCGTGCTGCCCGGCGCCGCCGGCATCAGCTGGCAGGCCCACCTCGGCGGTGCCGTCGGCGGGGTGCTGGCCGCCTGGCTGCTGCACCGCCGCCGCGCGGCCGCGCCCGCCGCCGCGCGCCGGGTGGGTCAGACCTCGTCCTGGTGA
- a CDS encoding Hpt domain-containing protein, whose protein sequence is MVPEQPHPDPDDALRALMRTLAASAREANLARTAVLEEAQAALEAGRLDAEHREAAVAAAHQVVGSAGTFGRRRSSVLAADLEQWFRDGPPAGGDAAGRERVRAQLAELRTDLTAAGDHQDEV, encoded by the coding sequence GTGGTACCCGAGCAGCCCCACCCGGATCCCGACGACGCCCTGCGGGCCCTGATGCGCACGCTGGCCGCCTCCGCACGGGAGGCCAACCTCGCCCGGACCGCCGTCCTCGAGGAGGCGCAGGCAGCGCTCGAGGCGGGTCGGCTGGACGCCGAGCACCGGGAGGCCGCCGTGGCGGCCGCGCACCAGGTGGTGGGCTCGGCCGGCACCTTCGGCCGGCGACGCTCCTCCGTGCTGGCGGCCGACCTGGAGCAGTGGTTCCGGGACGGCCCGCCCGCCGGCGGCGACGCCGCGGGCCGGGAACGGGTGCGGGCCCAGCTCGCCGAGCTGCGGACGGACCTGACCGCGGCCGGCGATCACCAGGACGAGGTCTGA
- a CDS encoding response regulator, producing MRARRVLVVDDDDLLREVAKVSLEMVGGWEVLTASSGAEAAEVALRERPDALLLDVMMPGMDGPSTVVALRREPATRDIPVIFLTAKVGGEGHQQWEHLDVSGVIPKPFDPMSLPAEVARLLGW from the coding sequence GTGAGAGCACGGCGAGTGCTGGTCGTCGACGACGACGACCTGCTGCGCGAGGTCGCGAAGGTGTCGTTGGAGATGGTCGGCGGCTGGGAGGTCCTGACGGCGAGCTCGGGCGCCGAGGCGGCCGAGGTGGCGCTCCGCGAGCGGCCGGACGCCCTGCTGCTCGACGTGATGATGCCGGGCATGGACGGACCGAGCACCGTGGTGGCCCTGCGCCGGGAGCCCGCCACCCGCGACATCCCGGTCATCTTCCTGACCGCGAAGGTCGGCGGCGAGGGGCACCAGCAGTGGGAGCACCTCGACGTGTCTGGTGTAATACCGAAGCCCTTCGACCCGATGAGCCTGCCGGCCGAGGTGGCGCGGCTGCTCGGGTGGTGA